One Aegilops tauschii subsp. strangulata cultivar AL8/78 chromosome 7, Aet v6.0, whole genome shotgun sequence genomic window carries:
- the LOC141026865 gene encoding uncharacterized protein, whose protein sequence is MGRFRAKLNRLELKEMYLNGRKFTWSNERENVTVEKIDHVFMTSDWEDLYPASFLSAVGSVISDHCPLLMDLHADFHMGRRFRFESFWPKAEGFMDTVALAWNSVPSFGNPFVVLDAKLRATAKRLQTWSDRWIGNVKLQITIALEVILRLDVASDSRQLSRGEQDLRRILKRKLLGLCSLERTIARQRSRLLYLKEGDVTTKFFFRHARQRQRRNIITSIKKEGEYLTGHESIAAAVDEYYESIFGSASERAYTINLDALDLPRLELSHLERPFMEDEVEKIVKGMPLDKAPGPDGFTGRFYASCWHIIKTDFMRAMNAFLSWGHAWPGIDKPSLGCSAAKNGWG, encoded by the coding sequence ATGGGGCGCTTTAGAGCAAAGCTGAATCGGCTGGAGCTGAAAGAGATGTACTTGAACGGCAGAAAATTCACGTGGTCCAACGAGAGGGAGAATGTGACCGTAGAGAAGATTGACCACGTCTTCATGACTTCGGATTGGGAGGATTTATATCCCGCAAGCTTCTTATCGGCGGTTGGGTCTGTGATCTCGGACCATTGCCCACTTCTGATGGATTTGCATGCGGATTTCCACATGGGGAGGAGGTTCCGATTTGAATCCTTTTGGCCGAAGGCGGAAGGCTTCATGGACACTGTTGCATTGGCGTGGAACTCCGTTCCTTCTTTTGGCAACCCGTTTGTGGTTTTGGATGCTAAGCTAAGAGCCACGGCCAAGAGGTTGCAGACATGGAGCGATAGGTGGATTGGCAATGTGAAGCTTCAGATCACAATTGCGCTTGAGGTCATTCTGCGACTAGACGTGGCCTCGGATTCCAGGCAGCTTTCCCGAGGGGAGCAAGATTTGAGGAGGATTCTGAAGCGGAAGCTGCTCGGCCTTTGTTCTTTAGAGAGAACGATTGCGAGGCAGAGATCAAGGCTCCTGTATCTCAAGGAAGGGGACGTGACTACAAAGTTCTTCTTCCGGCATGCGAGACAACGGCAGAGGAGGAACATCATCACATCCATCAAGAAGGAGGGGGAATATCTGACGGGACATGAATCCATCGCCGCGGCTGTGGATGAGTACTATGAGAGCATTTTTGGCTCTGCTTCAGAGCGCGCGTATACCATAAACCTCGACGCCCTGGACCTACCACGACTGGAGTTGTCGCATCTGGAGAGGCCGTTCATGGAGGACGAGGTCGAGAAGATCGTCAAGGGCATGCCCCTGGACAAGGCGCCGGGGCCGGATGGGTTCACAGGCCGCTTCTATGCAAGCTGTTGGCATATCATAAAGACGGATTTCATGAGGGCCATGAATGCTTTTCTTTCATGGGGACATGCGTGGCCTGGGATCGATAAACCGAGCCTTGGTTGCTCTGCTGCCAAAAATGGATGGGGCTGA